Part of the Thermodesulfobacteriota bacterium genome, GTGCCGTAACGACGCGGACGGGACTGCGGGTACGGGCGGAACTGGACCGGGAGAAGTACCCGACGAAGATCGTGGTCACCGACGAAGAGCTGGCGGCCCTATACCTGATTCGCCACGCCTTCCACGGAGACTGGAACTACACAATCCGCCCGCGTTTACCCGCCACGGCGCTCCCATAGTTGTCCATGTTATTTCTTAACAGGCCCTAACCATCGCGAATTGCCGGACGCGGCAACTAAGGGATCAGATCGGCGGCGCCAATGACAGAGGGGCTGGGAAGCACCCTTCGGGGCTTCTCGGCATCCTGCGGATACAGCTCGCCGCCCCATGTGCTCCTGGAGCTGCGTGTAGGCAACTCCCCGATGGCCCCCGCCAGACCCCGCGCGGCGAGGACCCCTGGCGCGTGCGTGTAACGCTCCTTGCCACGCCGTGGGGCTGCAGGCCACCCTCTCTACCGAGAGCCGCCCGGATGCCACCGACGCCATCCCCCGGAGGAATCGACGCTCCCGGAGCTCCCGTGGGCGTGGCGGGAGTGGGCGGTCTGCCGGGATTCAGGCGGCAAGCCGGCACGCTCCGGGTTGACCCATCCTCGTCGGCCCGGGCCTCCGCATGGCCGTTTCCCACCGGCGGAGCCAGGCCTGACAGAGAGGC contains:
- a CDS encoding ISAzo13 family transposase, with protein sequence AVTTRTGLRVRAELDREKYPTKIVVTDEELAALYLIRHAFHGDWNYTIRPRLPATALP